A window from Populus trichocarpa isolate Nisqually-1 chromosome 3, P.trichocarpa_v4.1, whole genome shotgun sequence encodes these proteins:
- the LOC7461943 gene encoding zinc finger CCCH domain-containing protein 62 isoform X1, with protein MVTYKQKKPQDEQEEEVYSTESGGSDPDYDSDTDPSYSIIEETRSNLSRLSIKKKSKSRVAKDLDLSFDKDPGEKETKLAEVDEKSYEEVQKIIQDSLRLGFDFLLCDVMEAGKLEGLKVEQCKVYLRKNKLRLTGKKDTLIQRIKEHQEILSGGGEKKYPISSFVLDCKGDACRGDIVMFDQNVYDKYNIASRSAMGPPIGTRMVAGKIVQESYGAAKQQHTFTIEVLWSKGENPLPPLHPLLIKGRNLYRMKTLRQRWEDEGERRKILLEKHLRGSLARSSRETRIQEKEGRKMLRVERALKKEETNKSRSHLNPRTSLTNGLSRMDQRQPLKCADSYRPMGSPHRQGCEQPKLHANRGENDYRGQVPGNSVEYSDIQDDFCSRSPNFCRKPLAIIHNSSPIRSPHRQGGDQQIQLCRYFAQGRCHYGHNCKFVHESREGQLCRYFAQGRCYYGHDCKFVHESREGREQRREESGGPCSPRREEWPTNPRRLERRPYLF; from the exons ATGGTAacctataaacaaaaaaaaccccaagatgaacaagaagaagaagtttatagTACTGAAAGTGGAGGGTCCGACCCGGATTATGATTCTGATACTGATCCAAGTTACAGCATTATTGAAGAGACTCGAAGCAATCTCTCAAGATTGTCTATCAAGAAGAAATCAAAGTCACG CGTTGCAAAGGATCTGGACCTGAGCTTTGATAAAGACCCAGGAGAAAAAGAGACGAAATTGGCAGAAGTAGATGAGAAAAGTTATGAGGAAGTTCAAAAGATCATACAAG ATTCTTTGAGATTGGGTTTTGATTTCTTGCTTTGTGACGTGATGGAAGCTGGGAAGTTAGAGGGGCTCAAAGTGGAGCAATGTAAGGTCTATTTGAGGAAGAATAAATTGAGACTGACTGGCAAAAAGGACACACTCATCCAGCGCATAAAGGAGCATCAAGA GATTTTGAGTGGCGGAGGGGAGAAAAAGTACCCCATATCTAGCTTTGTTTTGGACTGTAAAG GGGATGCATGCAGAGGTGACATTGTCATGTTTGACCAGAATGTTTACGATAA GTATAATATAGCATCACGAAGTGCCATGGGTCCTCCTATCGGAACAAGGATGGTTGCAGGTAAAATTGTGCAGGAAAGCTATGGTGCTGCCAAGCAACAGCATACATTTACA ATAGAAGTCCTTTGGAGCAAAGGGGAGAATCCACTCCCTCCACTTCATCCCCTCCTGATAAAGGGTCGGAACCTGTATCGAATGAAGACCTTAAGACAG AGATGGGAAGATGAAGGAGAAAGGCGCAAGATTCTTCTCGAAAAGCACTTAAGAGGTTCTCTCGCCAGGTCTAGCAGAGAAACCAGGATCCAGGAGAAGGAAGGGAGGAAAATGCTCAGGGTGGAAAG GGCCTTGAAAAAGGAAGAGACAAACAAGAGTCGCTCTCATTTAAATCCCCGCACAAGTTTAACCAATGGGTTGTCAAGGATGGATCAGAGACAACCCTTGAAATGTGCTGACAGCTATCGTCCAATGGGATCACCACACAGACAAGGCTGCGAACAACCTAAACTTCATGCAAACCGAGGGGAAAATGATTACCGCGGTCAAGTTCCTGGAAACTCAGTCGAGTACAGTGACATCCAGGATGATTTTTGTTCAAGGTCTCCCAACTTCTGTAGAAAGCCACTGGCAATCATTCATAACTCTAGTCCAATTAGATCACCACATAGACAAGGCGGCGACCAACAGATACAGCTATGCAGATACTTTGCTCAAGGAAGATGTCATTACGGTCACAATTGCAAATTTGTGCATGAATCAAGGGAGGGACAACTATGCAGATACTTTGCTCAAGGAAGATGTTATTACGGTCACGATTGCAAATTTGTGCATGAATCAAGGGAGGGACGTGAgcagaggagagaggagagtgGTGGGCCTTGTAGCCCAAGGAGAGAGGAGTGGCCTACCAACCCAAGAAGGCTGGAACGAAGACCATACTTGTTCTGA
- the LOC7461943 gene encoding zinc finger CCCH domain-containing protein 62 isoform X2 — translation MVTYKQKKPQDEQEEEVYSTESGGSDPDYDSDTDPSYSIIEETRSNLSRLSIKKKSKSRVAKDLDLSFDKDPGEKETKLAEVDEKSYEEVQKIIQAGKLEGLKVEQCKVYLRKNKLRLTGKKDTLIQRIKEHQEILSGGGEKKYPISSFVLDCKGDACRGDIVMFDQNVYDKYNIASRSAMGPPIGTRMVAGKIVQESYGAAKQQHTFTIEVLWSKGENPLPPLHPLLIKGRNLYRMKTLRQRWEDEGERRKILLEKHLRGSLARSSRETRIQEKEGRKMLRVERALKKEETNKSRSHLNPRTSLTNGLSRMDQRQPLKCADSYRPMGSPHRQGCEQPKLHANRGENDYRGQVPGNSVEYSDIQDDFCSRSPNFCRKPLAIIHNSSPIRSPHRQGGDQQIQLCRYFAQGRCHYGHNCKFVHESREGQLCRYFAQGRCYYGHDCKFVHESREGREQRREESGGPCSPRREEWPTNPRRLERRPYLF, via the exons ATGGTAacctataaacaaaaaaaaccccaagatgaacaagaagaagaagtttatagTACTGAAAGTGGAGGGTCCGACCCGGATTATGATTCTGATACTGATCCAAGTTACAGCATTATTGAAGAGACTCGAAGCAATCTCTCAAGATTGTCTATCAAGAAGAAATCAAAGTCACG CGTTGCAAAGGATCTGGACCTGAGCTTTGATAAAGACCCAGGAGAAAAAGAGACGAAATTGGCAGAAGTAGATGAGAAAAGTTATGAGGAAGTTCAAAAGATCATACAAG CTGGGAAGTTAGAGGGGCTCAAAGTGGAGCAATGTAAGGTCTATTTGAGGAAGAATAAATTGAGACTGACTGGCAAAAAGGACACACTCATCCAGCGCATAAAGGAGCATCAAGA GATTTTGAGTGGCGGAGGGGAGAAAAAGTACCCCATATCTAGCTTTGTTTTGGACTGTAAAG GGGATGCATGCAGAGGTGACATTGTCATGTTTGACCAGAATGTTTACGATAA GTATAATATAGCATCACGAAGTGCCATGGGTCCTCCTATCGGAACAAGGATGGTTGCAGGTAAAATTGTGCAGGAAAGCTATGGTGCTGCCAAGCAACAGCATACATTTACA ATAGAAGTCCTTTGGAGCAAAGGGGAGAATCCACTCCCTCCACTTCATCCCCTCCTGATAAAGGGTCGGAACCTGTATCGAATGAAGACCTTAAGACAG AGATGGGAAGATGAAGGAGAAAGGCGCAAGATTCTTCTCGAAAAGCACTTAAGAGGTTCTCTCGCCAGGTCTAGCAGAGAAACCAGGATCCAGGAGAAGGAAGGGAGGAAAATGCTCAGGGTGGAAAG GGCCTTGAAAAAGGAAGAGACAAACAAGAGTCGCTCTCATTTAAATCCCCGCACAAGTTTAACCAATGGGTTGTCAAGGATGGATCAGAGACAACCCTTGAAATGTGCTGACAGCTATCGTCCAATGGGATCACCACACAGACAAGGCTGCGAACAACCTAAACTTCATGCAAACCGAGGGGAAAATGATTACCGCGGTCAAGTTCCTGGAAACTCAGTCGAGTACAGTGACATCCAGGATGATTTTTGTTCAAGGTCTCCCAACTTCTGTAGAAAGCCACTGGCAATCATTCATAACTCTAGTCCAATTAGATCACCACATAGACAAGGCGGCGACCAACAGATACAGCTATGCAGATACTTTGCTCAAGGAAGATGTCATTACGGTCACAATTGCAAATTTGTGCATGAATCAAGGGAGGGACAACTATGCAGATACTTTGCTCAAGGAAGATGTTATTACGGTCACGATTGCAAATTTGTGCATGAATCAAGGGAGGGACGTGAgcagaggagagaggagagtgGTGGGCCTTGTAGCCCAAGGAGAGAGGAGTGGCCTACCAACCCAAGAAGGCTGGAACGAAGACCATACTTGTTCTGA
- the LOC7461944 gene encoding 25.3 kDa vesicle transport protein, whose protein sequence is MVKLTMIARVTDGLPLAEGLDDGRDVKDAEMYKQQVKALFKNLASGHNDASRMSIETGPYIFHYIIEGRICYLTMCDRSYPKKLAFQYLEDLKNEFERVNGPQIETAARPYAFIKFDTFIQKTKKLYQDTRTQRNIAKLNDELYEVHQIMTRNVQEVLGVGEKLDQVSQMSSRLTSESRVYADKARDLNRQALIRKWAPVAIVLGVVFLLFWIKTKLW, encoded by the exons ATGGTGAAGCTGACAATGATTGCTCGTGTTACGGATGGTCTTCCGCTAGCAGAGGGACTGGATGATGGTCGTGATGTGAAAGATGCTGAAATGTACAAACAGCAGGTCAAGGCACTTTTCAAGAACCTTGCATCTGGCCACAATGATGCTTCGAGGATGTCAATTGAAACTGGCCCTTATATTTTCCA TTATATTATTGAAGGACGTATTTGTTACCTCACTATGTGCGACCGTTCTTATCCTAAGAAGCTTGCCTTTCAATACCTAGAAGACCTTAAGAATGAATTTGAGCGTGTCAATGGGCCTCAAATTGAAACTGCTGCTAGACCATATGCCTTCATTAAATttg atacTTTTatacagaaaacaaaaaaattgtacCAGGACACCCGCACCCAACGGAATATTGCTAAGTTGAATGATGAGCTGTATGAAGTCCACCAAATAATGACTCGCAATGTGCAGGAAGTTCTGGGTGTTGGTGAAAAGCTGGACC AGGTCAGTCAAATGTCAAGCCGGTTAACATCAGAATCCCGCGTATATGCTGACAAGGCAAGAGATTTGAATCGACAG GCCTTAATTCGAAAGTGGGCCCCTGTTGCCATTGTGCTAGGAGTTGTCTTCCTCCTCTTTTGGATTAAAACAAAGCTCTGGTGA